The following proteins come from a genomic window of Natronosalvus vescus:
- a CDS encoding response regulator gives MHVTEPIDILLVEDNPGDVRLTQEAFKEGRIDNTLHITRDGAEAISFLRRENGHEDAPKPDLILLDLNLPRKSGADVLEVLKNDRNLRRIPTIVLTSSEAEEDIVSSYENYANAYLTKPIDPDEFIDALRTFETFWLSVVQLPPSEE, from the coding sequence ATGCACGTAACTGAGCCGATCGACATCCTGTTGGTCGAGGACAATCCGGGCGATGTTCGACTGACACAAGAAGCGTTCAAGGAGGGTCGCATCGACAATACGCTCCACATTACCCGCGATGGCGCCGAAGCCATCTCGTTTTTACGCCGCGAGAACGGGCACGAAGATGCCCCGAAACCGGATCTGATCTTGCTCGATCTGAACCTTCCTCGGAAAAGCGGCGCGGACGTCCTCGAAGTGCTGAAAAACGATCGGAATCTCAGGCGCATCCCGACGATCGTCCTCACGAGCTCGGAAGCCGAAGAGGACATCGTCTCCTCCTACGAGAACTACGCGAACGCCTACCTGACGAAACCGATCGATCCTGACGAGTTCATCGACGCACTGCGAACGTTCGAGACCTTCTGGTTGTCAGTCGTGCAACTTCCACCGAGCGAAGAGTAA
- a CDS encoding bacterio-opsin activator domain-containing protein, with translation MTGDTRLEILLIEDNPGDARLIEEMLGEAEELIERIGTEQAAGETPHVHHETRLENGLAYLIGADSDEEASGDSDDDTNGGHSIERSAESEATTTDVVLLDLNLPDSTGLETLSSVLEAAPEVPVIVLTGLQDSDTGIEAISRGAQEYLVKDEVTSPMLVRTLSHAIERHEQLLERERRRQELEALNRLNRIGQEITHDVLTTSTREELEQAVCDRLAADDAYRFAWMGEVSPGGDQLVPRAVAGVEDGYLDEVTITVGNDATGQGPSGKAIQTGTIQVVQDIVTADNYGPWRESAHERGYRSSAAIPISYEGLRYGVLNVYSARADAFAEYERTLLGRLGDVVAHAITALERKEALLTDATLELEFVAEETLPELVAVTQDDGSEVRFNQFIRSNERVLAYGSASGVEQETLEDAIERIDGLSDLRVLTPGQEEYDFELTKTDGIDLFETVATHGGRVNSARIEDDSLRFVIELSQQSETAQVIETVESVCPGATFVAQRTAERSDPSIPGSSVIETKLTDRQLDALETAYRSGFFDWPRTSTGEEVAERLDISPATFTQHLRAAELKFFDAVFAGESASPGEE, from the coding sequence ATGACAGGGGATACACGTCTCGAGATTCTCCTGATCGAGGACAATCCGGGCGATGCGCGCCTCATCGAGGAGATGCTTGGGGAAGCGGAGGAACTGATCGAGCGCATTGGAACGGAGCAGGCCGCAGGTGAGACGCCACACGTCCACCACGAGACCCGACTCGAGAACGGACTGGCCTATCTTATCGGAGCCGACAGCGACGAGGAAGCATCCGGTGACAGTGACGACGATACGAATGGTGGCCACAGCATCGAACGCTCAGCGGAGAGCGAAGCCACGACCACCGACGTCGTGCTCCTCGATCTGAACCTCCCGGATAGCACCGGTCTCGAGACGTTGTCGTCGGTTCTCGAGGCCGCGCCGGAGGTGCCGGTCATCGTCCTCACGGGTCTCCAGGATAGCGATACTGGTATCGAAGCCATTTCGAGAGGTGCCCAGGAGTACCTCGTGAAAGACGAGGTGACGAGCCCGATGCTCGTGCGAACCCTCTCGCACGCAATCGAGCGCCACGAACAACTTCTCGAGCGCGAACGACGACGTCAGGAACTCGAGGCGTTGAACCGACTCAACCGGATCGGTCAGGAGATCACCCACGACGTCCTGACGACGTCGACGCGCGAGGAACTCGAACAGGCGGTCTGTGACCGTCTCGCTGCGGACGACGCCTATCGATTCGCCTGGATGGGCGAAGTGAGCCCGGGCGGCGATCAACTCGTACCGCGGGCCGTTGCCGGGGTCGAGGACGGCTATCTCGACGAGGTGACGATCACCGTTGGGAACGATGCCACGGGACAGGGGCCTTCGGGCAAAGCGATTCAGACGGGGACGATACAGGTGGTGCAGGACATCGTGACGGCGGACAACTACGGCCCCTGGCGGGAATCTGCCCACGAGCGAGGATACCGTTCCTCGGCGGCAATCCCGATCAGTTACGAGGGGCTTCGGTACGGCGTCCTCAACGTTTACTCGGCCCGAGCAGACGCATTTGCGGAGTACGAGCGGACGTTGCTCGGTCGCCTCGGCGACGTCGTTGCGCACGCGATCACGGCGCTCGAGCGAAAGGAGGCGTTATTGACCGACGCCACGCTCGAACTCGAGTTCGTTGCCGAGGAGACGCTTCCGGAGCTCGTCGCGGTGACACAGGACGACGGAAGCGAGGTTCGCTTCAACCAATTTATTCGCTCGAACGAGCGTGTACTGGCGTATGGCTCCGCCAGCGGCGTGGAACAGGAGACGCTGGAGGATGCAATCGAACGGATCGATGGGCTCAGCGACCTTCGGGTTCTGACCCCGGGTCAGGAAGAGTACGATTTCGAACTCACCAAAACGGATGGCATCGACCTGTTCGAGACGGTTGCGACCCACGGTGGCCGGGTCAACTCGGCTCGCATCGAAGACGACTCGCTCCGCTTTGTCATCGAACTCTCCCAGCAAAGTGAGACCGCACAGGTGATCGAAACGGTCGAGTCGGTTTGCCCCGGGGCGACGTTCGTCGCCCAGCGAACGGCCGAACGAAGCGATCCCTCGATTCCTGGCTCGAGCGTCATCGAGACGAAACTCACCGATCGGCAACTCGACGCGCTCGAGACGGCCTACCGGTCCGGCTTCTTCGACTGGCCGCGTACCTCCACGGGCGAGGAGGTCGCTGAACGGCTGGACATCTCGCCGGCCACGTTCACCCAGCACCTGCGGGCGGCCGAACTGAAGTTCTTCGATGCGGTGTTCGCCGGCGAGTCGGCGTCTCCTGGCGAGGAGTGA
- a CDS encoding ABC transporter ATP-binding protein, which translates to MAGGRDDARGGTDPVVDADGLEKTYGDTSALSGVSLSVGRGEVFGLIGPNGAGKTTLVRALTGTTVPDAGSVTILGETPEAVDRNRIAVLPQAFSPPNRLTARELLTYYAGLYDDASDPDAVLADVGLADDGDTWYENLSGGQQRRVCVGAAIVNDPDLLFLDEPTTGIDPAGRRTVWNLLEALAAAGTTIVLTTHDMAEAERLTDRVGLLADGALVAQETPTTLVADHGGSSRLTIEADDGAGSTGGAGTAAIERALAEHALEYPVDSFEHGVVVNDIEPAEIGRVVDALEAADVHYTGLEWSEPGLEDVYLSLAGEVERAGTDKVVAAGGERR; encoded by the coding sequence ATGGCAGGTGGCAGGGACGACGCCCGTGGCGGCACTGACCCGGTTGTCGACGCCGACGGCCTCGAGAAGACCTACGGCGACACCAGTGCGCTCTCGGGCGTGTCGCTGTCGGTCGGACGCGGCGAGGTGTTCGGCCTCATCGGCCCCAACGGTGCGGGGAAGACGACGCTCGTGCGGGCGCTAACGGGGACGACCGTCCCGGATGCGGGATCGGTGACCATCCTCGGCGAGACGCCGGAAGCCGTCGACCGAAACCGCATTGCCGTCCTCCCGCAGGCGTTTTCGCCACCGAATCGACTCACTGCTCGCGAACTCCTCACTTACTACGCGGGGCTGTACGACGACGCCAGCGATCCCGACGCGGTACTCGCTGACGTCGGGCTCGCCGACGACGGCGATACCTGGTACGAGAACCTCTCGGGGGGCCAGCAACGACGGGTCTGCGTCGGTGCCGCAATCGTCAACGACCCCGACCTCCTCTTTCTCGACGAGCCGACGACCGGAATCGATCCGGCCGGCCGACGAACGGTCTGGAACCTGCTCGAGGCGCTCGCGGCCGCCGGAACGACCATCGTACTTACGACCCACGACATGGCCGAAGCAGAGCGGCTGACCGATCGCGTCGGCCTCCTGGCGGATGGGGCGCTCGTCGCCCAGGAAACGCCGACCACGCTGGTCGCCGACCACGGCGGCTCGAGTCGGCTGACGATCGAGGCCGACGATGGAGCCGGATCGACCGGCGGTGCGGGAACAGCCGCGATCGAACGGGCACTCGCCGAACACGCCCTCGAGTACCCCGTCGACTCGTTCGAGCACGGCGTCGTCGTCAACGACATCGAACCGGCCGAAATCGGTCGCGTCGTCGACGCCCTCGAGGCGGCTGACGTCCACTACACCGGCCTCGAGTGGAGCGAACCGGGGCTCGAGGACGTGTATCTGTCGCTGGCGGGGGAAGTCGAACGGGCGGGAACCGATAAGGTCGTGGCCGCAGGCGGTGAGCGCCGATGA
- a CDS encoding ABC transporter permease, with translation MSRVTRLRAAVGADWRSFTRRRTAVFFTFFFPVILIVIFGALVRTDPTGGGLFAEPPAYYVPGYLAVVVLFTPLSRLGSEVARHREGNRFEKLATTPLSRGEWLLAQTLVNAIIIGLASLLILVLVVVLTGADIAYSPWLVPYVLVGTVCFCGIGALLGSYTDSQDGAVAASNAIGLPLLFLSETFIALEQLPGWFGPLVNLSPLTYFARGVRAATYPESATGTAGVAGTGIDPVLGNLLVLAALAVVTFAVGAWSIPRTD, from the coding sequence ATGAGCCGCGTTACCCGACTCCGGGCCGCCGTCGGTGCGGACTGGCGTTCCTTTACTCGCCGGCGGACGGCAGTCTTCTTCACGTTCTTCTTCCCCGTGATCCTGATCGTCATCTTCGGTGCGCTCGTGCGAACCGATCCGACGGGTGGGGGCCTCTTTGCCGAGCCGCCGGCGTACTACGTGCCCGGCTACCTCGCCGTCGTCGTCCTCTTTACGCCCCTCTCGCGACTCGGCAGCGAGGTGGCCCGTCACCGGGAGGGGAATCGATTCGAGAAGCTGGCGACGACGCCACTGTCGCGAGGGGAGTGGCTGCTGGCCCAGACGCTCGTCAACGCGATCATCATCGGCCTGGCGAGTCTCCTGATCCTCGTCCTCGTGGTCGTCCTCACGGGGGCCGACATCGCCTACTCGCCGTGGCTCGTTCCGTACGTGCTCGTCGGCACCGTCTGTTTCTGTGGCATCGGTGCCCTCCTCGGCAGTTACACCGATTCGCAGGACGGTGCCGTCGCCGCGAGCAACGCAATCGGCCTCCCGTTGCTCTTTCTCTCCGAGACGTTCATCGCCCTCGAGCAGTTACCCGGCTGGTTCGGCCCGCTGGTGAACCTCTCGCCGCTGACGTACTTCGCTCGAGGGGTTCGCGCGGCCACGTATCCCGAATCGGCGACCGGGACCGCCGGGGTTGCGGGCACGGGGATCGACCCCGTCCTGGGGAACCTGCTCGTGCTCGCGGCGCTCGCCGTCGTAACGTTCGCCGTCGGGGCGTGGTCGATTCCGCGAACGGATTGA
- a CDS encoding transposase, producing MGIEEVTKTARTRLCIESGERSWLKDARFTARDIANDTLRLKQDGYNRTEIQKEVDRDDFLRNNKCAVVGKALQAWDSYKELLNWWHDQDDTHVGKPSPPATDKKGAYPLVMAHTEGYRLTYNDEDDRVQFRVSPKPYKKVKGHLRGRPEDLALIGESLTEDEWSLGQAELVYRDGVYYLHVTVKTEVEVPEPEDADTLVGVDINERNIALTALNRETMDTLGTLVLDYGTVKAERQRYHTITKRCQEHGQHSIHHQLGEKEERYTEWVLHRLSRVVVEFAQQFSNPVIVFEDLSGIRDAIKYGTYMNRRLHKLPFHKFEKQVRYKVTWNQIPCETVESPYNSKSCSCCGHRGYRQGRRFRCTNDSCEVQQDHADRNASVNVAWRAWAKHAGVDVESVNYRTRKTQPFVRKVSLSGSGRSVNRPSSSRDIVSRGVLSA from the coding sequence ATGGGTATCGAAGAAGTCACGAAGACCGCACGCACTCGACTCTGCATAGAGTCTGGTGAGCGGTCGTGGCTCAAAGATGCCCGCTTCACCGCACGAGACATCGCCAACGACACACTCCGACTCAAACAAGACGGATACAACCGTACTGAGATTCAGAAGGAAGTTGACCGCGATGACTTCCTTCGGAACAACAAGTGCGCGGTCGTCGGGAAAGCCCTGCAAGCGTGGGATTCCTACAAAGAACTCCTCAACTGGTGGCACGACCAAGACGACACTCACGTCGGAAAACCGTCGCCACCCGCCACGGACAAGAAAGGAGCCTACCCACTTGTCATGGCGCACACCGAAGGCTACCGCCTCACCTACAACGACGAGGATGACCGGGTTCAGTTCCGTGTGAGTCCGAAGCCGTACAAGAAGGTGAAAGGGCACCTTCGAGGGCGACCGGAAGACCTTGCGTTGATTGGGGAATCCTTGACGGAGGATGAGTGGTCGTTGGGACAGGCTGAACTTGTGTACCGAGATGGCGTGTACTACCTACACGTCACGGTTAAAACAGAGGTTGAGGTGCCTGAACCCGAAGACGCTGACACTCTCGTCGGCGTCGATATTAACGAGCGCAACATCGCTCTCACCGCTCTTAATCGTGAGACAATGGACACGCTCGGAACACTCGTGCTTGACTACGGTACGGTGAAAGCCGAACGCCAACGCTACCACACCATCACGAAACGCTGTCAAGAACACGGCCAACACTCCATCCATCACCAACTCGGGGAGAAAGAAGAACGCTACACTGAGTGGGTTCTTCACCGGCTGTCTCGGGTTGTGGTGGAGTTCGCCCAACAGTTCTCGAACCCAGTTATCGTGTTCGAGGACCTGAGTGGGATTCGAGACGCCATCAAGTACGGTACGTACATGAATCGGCGTCTGCACAAACTCCCGTTCCATAAGTTCGAGAAGCAGGTTCGCTACAAGGTGACGTGGAATCAGATTCCGTGTGAGACGGTTGAGTCGCCGTACAACTCGAAGTCGTGTTCGTGTTGTGGACACCGTGGCTACCGTCAAGGTCGGCGGTTCCGGTGTACGAATGATTCGTGTGAGGTTCAGCAAGACCATGCTGACCGGAACGCGAGTGTGAATGTGGCGTGGCGAGCGTGGGCGAAACATGCTGGTGTAGATGTTGAATCAGTTAATTACCGGACTCGCAAAACCCAACCGTTTGTTCGGAAGGTGAGCCTGTCTGGGTCGGGGCGCTCTGTAAACCGCCCATCCTCATCCCGCGACATCGTGTCGCGTGGAGTGCTATCGGCATAG
- the tnpA gene encoding IS200/IS605 family transposase — MGEYRSHAHSISLCKYHFVWCPKYRHGLLELVRDELAELFQGTAERFGHEIVSMEIAPDHVHLFVKTGPKWSPAEIAKQFKGYSGRTVLKRHPELKQRYFWGSGLWKDGYYVGTTGAVSEDVVRRYIEDTEH, encoded by the coding sequence ATGGGAGAATACAGGAGTCATGCACATTCGATTAGTCTGTGTAAGTATCATTTCGTGTGGTGCCCGAAGTACCGACACGGGTTGTTGGAGTTAGTTCGAGACGAACTTGCGGAATTGTTCCAAGGAACTGCCGAGCGATTCGGTCACGAGATTGTGTCGATGGAGATTGCCCCCGACCACGTTCACTTGTTCGTGAAGACCGGCCCGAAATGGAGTCCTGCCGAGATAGCGAAACAATTCAAAGGTTACTCGGGACGAACGGTTCTCAAGCGTCATCCTGAACTCAAACAGCGGTATTTCTGGGGAAGTGGCCTGTGGAAGGATGGCTACTACGTCGGAACAACGGGTGCAGTTTCCGAGGACGTGGTTCGTCGGTACATCGAGGATACTGAACATTAG
- a CDS encoding helix-turn-helix domain-containing protein, which yields MNTQDAHEILANADRRHILTELSENDGFTTISDLATILVIHSETRVETDKALENAKIRLVHNHLPRLEDHGIIEYDNRSGDVILTASETRTSLLDTAEEGEAMATETAEPF from the coding sequence ATGAACACGCAGGATGCCCACGAGATTCTGGCTAATGCTGATCGACGGCACATCCTCACCGAACTTTCCGAAAACGACGGATTCACCACAATCTCTGACCTCGCTACAATACTCGTCATCCACTCGGAGACCCGCGTAGAAACCGACAAAGCCCTCGAAAATGCAAAAATCAGGTTGGTGCATAACCACCTACCACGGTTAGAGGATCACGGAATAATCGAGTACGATAACAGAAGTGGAGATGTAATACTCACCGCCTCTGAGACGAGAACGTCTCTACTCGATACTGCAGAGGAGGGAGAAGCTATGGCTACTGAAACAGCGGAACCGTTCTAA
- a CDS encoding pyridoxamine 5'-phosphate oxidase family protein gives MKIRGSLHREAITTYLEEATIPIRLACRTPSGGLWMLSLWFTYRDGTLRCATAASADVVRYIEHDPEVAFEVSSNEPPYAGVRGAGTATISPDPDKTLLRELLEEYLGGTDSSLAKSLLDEERSEVTITIEPAVVYGWDFSGRMADAVAE, from the coding sequence ATGAAGATCCGCGGCTCGCTCCACCGCGAGGCGATCACCACCTACCTCGAGGAGGCGACGATACCCATCAGGCTCGCCTGTCGAACGCCGTCAGGTGGGCTCTGGATGCTCTCGCTGTGGTTCACCTACCGGGACGGAACCCTCCGCTGTGCGACCGCCGCCAGTGCCGACGTCGTCCGGTACATCGAGCACGACCCGGAGGTCGCGTTCGAGGTCTCGAGCAACGAGCCACCGTACGCCGGCGTCCGCGGAGCAGGGACGGCCACGATTAGCCCGGATCCAGACAAGACGCTGCTTCGGGAACTCCTCGAGGAGTATCTCGGCGGGACGGACTCCTCGCTCGCGAAATCGCTGCTCGACGAGGAGCGATCGGAGGTGACGATCACCATCGAACCCGCCGTCGTCTACGGATGGGATTTCAGTGGGCGGATGGCCGATGCCGTCGCGGAGTGA
- a CDS encoding potassium channel family protein: MRWLYLVLGIGILAIVVIDILWTTLWVDGGSGPLSGRLTTGVWRILRAVGRRGSRTLGIAGPLILTLTLAMWIALLWLGWTVLFASSQGALVGTHTGEPADWVGRLYYVAYTMFTNGNGDYTPTSSAWEIASSLTTATGMAFVTLGISYVLTVLGAVSEKRSFASDVTGLGTNSEAFVRSGWDGQSFEGIERPLESMATQLSHLAEQHEAYPILHYYHSEQADRASAMAVPVLDEALTLYLHGVSDHERPDPTHLLLARSSADSYLETLESAFIEPADEAPPPPNLEALRDAGIDTVSDDAFEDALEEHADRRRRLLGVVRADAWHWPPRER; the protein is encoded by the coding sequence ATGCGGTGGCTATACCTCGTCCTCGGAATCGGCATTCTCGCGATCGTCGTAATCGACATCCTCTGGACGACGCTCTGGGTCGACGGCGGCTCCGGCCCCCTCTCCGGACGGCTGACGACGGGTGTCTGGCGAATCCTCCGCGCTGTCGGCAGGCGTGGCTCTCGCACCCTTGGTATCGCCGGGCCGCTCATCCTCACCCTCACCCTCGCCATGTGGATCGCGCTGCTGTGGCTCGGCTGGACCGTCCTCTTTGCCAGCAGCCAGGGCGCGCTCGTGGGCACCCACACCGGCGAACCGGCCGACTGGGTCGGGCGGCTCTACTACGTCGCCTACACGATGTTCACCAACGGCAACGGCGATTACACCCCAACATCGAGCGCCTGGGAGATCGCCAGTTCGCTCACGACGGCGACCGGTATGGCGTTCGTCACCCTCGGCATCTCCTACGTGCTGACGGTGCTCGGCGCGGTCTCGGAGAAGCGGTCGTTCGCGAGCGACGTCACTGGCCTGGGGACGAACAGCGAAGCGTTCGTCCGATCTGGCTGGGACGGCCAGTCCTTCGAAGGCATCGAGCGCCCGCTCGAGTCAATGGCGACCCAGCTAAGTCACCTCGCCGAACAGCACGAGGCCTACCCCATTCTCCACTACTACCACAGCGAACAGGCAGATCGGGCCTCCGCGATGGCCGTTCCCGTCCTCGACGAGGCGCTCACGCTCTATCTCCACGGCGTCAGCGATCACGAGCGCCCCGACCCGACACACCTTCTCCTCGCCCGCTCGAGCGCGGACAGCTACCTCGAGACCCTCGAATCGGCGTTCATCGAGCCGGCCGACGAGGCACCGCCCCCGCCCAACCTCGAGGCGCTTCGCGACGCTGGCATCGACACCGTCTCCGACGACGCCTTCGAGGACGCGCTCGAGGAGCACGCCGACCGTCGCCGTCGGCTCCTCGGCGTCGTCAGGGCGGACGCCTGGCACTGGCCGCCCCGAGAGCGGTGA
- a CDS encoding DUF420 domain-containing protein, with amino-acid sequence MATATAKRRVRNNPLETAIVLTIVGYGLVVGTFLLDLPIYPELTNEQVNVFSHAIALINTMTTVCLAAGWYFIRAGEVGKHRFAMVTAFALILMFLVVYLIRVGGGGTKMFVGPDLVTYGYLLMLAIHILLSIVAVPLVLYALLLGLTHTPAELRQTAHARVGRLAAGSWLLSLILGVVTYLLLDHVYSYEFAWLALG; translated from the coding sequence ATGGCCACAGCGACTGCGAAGCGACGGGTCAGGAACAACCCGCTCGAGACGGCGATCGTCCTGACAATCGTCGGTTACGGACTCGTCGTCGGCACGTTCCTGCTCGATCTGCCCATCTACCCCGAGTTGACCAACGAGCAGGTGAACGTCTTCTCCCACGCCATCGCACTCATCAACACGATGACGACGGTGTGTCTCGCTGCCGGCTGGTACTTCATCCGCGCCGGCGAGGTCGGAAAACACCGATTCGCGATGGTGACTGCCTTCGCGCTGATCCTGATGTTCCTCGTCGTCTACCTGATCCGCGTCGGTGGCGGCGGCACGAAAATGTTCGTCGGCCCCGACCTGGTCACCTACGGCTACCTGCTGATGCTGGCGATCCACATCCTGCTGTCGATCGTCGCCGTCCCGCTCGTGCTCTACGCGCTGTTGCTCGGACTGACACACACGCCTGCGGAACTCCGCCAGACCGCCCACGCCCGCGTGGGCCGACTTGCGGCCGGGTCGTGGCTCCTGAGTCTGATCCTGGGCGTCGTCACCTACCTGCTGCTCGATCACGTCTACAGCTACGAGTTCGCCTGGCTCGCCTTGGGGTAG
- a CDS encoding DUF7388 family protein — MVRSTAAAVTRAGLDGIAVKPAECDVLDARTVPVGTIAIDYEGREHLPSTEALETLSRNADVRLTTPVRADGFDPLGDDSLLEVVPENVGRVLVAGHPAYLSEGERERAVAPRLGAALETAPESWVGTESVERIAMATGATQYDLLSRTTERELRALRAAGFEGDIAVYAPTVLTDDEGTVLDAVGTYVARRRPVARALPEGANADSTASGRAREVLLSAADDYALVGTEGDVRAQTDALRNAGATTVVGYPAAGLESVLE, encoded by the coding sequence ATGGTGCGGAGCACCGCGGCCGCCGTCACGCGGGCCGGCCTCGACGGAATCGCCGTCAAACCCGCTGAGTGTGACGTGCTGGACGCCCGAACCGTCCCCGTCGGGACGATCGCCATCGACTACGAGGGACGAGAGCACCTCCCGAGTACCGAGGCGCTCGAGACGCTCTCGAGGAACGCCGACGTCAGGCTCACGACGCCGGTCAGAGCCGACGGCTTCGACCCCCTCGGCGACGACTCCCTGCTCGAGGTGGTTCCCGAGAACGTCGGCCGCGTGCTCGTCGCTGGCCACCCGGCGTACCTGAGCGAGGGCGAGCGGGAGCGAGCGGTCGCCCCCCGCCTCGGGGCTGCCCTCGAGACGGCACCTGAGTCCTGGGTCGGCACCGAGAGCGTCGAACGGATCGCGATGGCGACCGGGGCCACCCAGTACGACCTGCTCTCGCGGACGACCGAACGCGAGCTACGGGCGCTTCGGGCGGCAGGATTCGAGGGCGATATCGCCGTCTACGCGCCGACGGTGTTGACCGACGACGAGGGAACCGTCCTCGACGCCGTCGGCACGTACGTCGCCCGCCGTCGGCCGGTCGCTCGAGCACTCCCCGAGGGGGCGAACGCGGATTCGACGGCGAGCGGCCGTGCGCGCGAGGTGTTGTTATCGGCTGCCGACGACTACGCCCTCGTCGGTACCGAGGGCGACGTCCGCGCCCAGACCGACGCGCTCCGGAATGCCGGTGCGACGACCGTCGTCGGCTATCCGGCCGCCGGTCTCGAGTCGGTTCTCGAGTAG
- a CDS encoding creatininase family protein, whose translation MPLLAEQTTTDAADALENVEVAVLPTGSTEQHGPALPLGMDHMAARAFAHTAAERDDAVVLPTVPVGVSVHHRQFDGTLYVEAATFERYVRETLSSLAEHGVKKAVVVNGHGGNSGALRRAARTLRDERTMFAPPWNWWDSVSDLSAELFDEAGGHADAMESSVLWHVREDLIHPERLEAAEAGASEGWGETVHGATLGFDTIDFSDTGAVGKPTQAVPEKGERLFEAASEELSALVDWLADRPLEACWPADHV comes from the coding sequence ATGCCACTGCTTGCCGAGCAGACGACGACGGACGCGGCCGACGCGCTCGAAAACGTCGAGGTCGCCGTCCTCCCGACCGGAAGCACCGAACAACACGGCCCGGCGCTGCCGCTGGGCATGGATCACATGGCGGCCCGGGCGTTCGCCCACACCGCCGCCGAGCGAGACGATGCCGTCGTTCTTCCGACCGTTCCAGTCGGCGTCTCGGTCCATCACCGTCAGTTCGACGGGACGCTCTACGTCGAGGCAGCAACGTTCGAGCGCTACGTCAGAGAGACGCTCTCGAGTCTGGCCGAACACGGCGTGAAGAAGGCGGTCGTGGTCAACGGTCACGGCGGCAACTCCGGTGCGCTTCGTCGGGCCGCACGCACGTTGCGGGACGAGCGGACGATGTTCGCACCCCCGTGGAACTGGTGGGACAGCGTTTCCGACCTCTCGGCGGAGCTGTTCGACGAAGCGGGCGGCCACGCCGACGCCATGGAGTCGAGCGTCCTCTGGCACGTCCGCGAGGATCTGATCCACCCGGAACGGCTCGAGGCGGCCGAGGCCGGCGCGAGCGAGGGCTGGGGCGAGACCGTCCACGGAGCCACGCTCGGCTTCGATACGATCGACTTCTCGGACACTGGCGCGGTCGGGAAGCCGACCCAGGCCGTCCCCGAGAAGGGCGAACGGCTGTTCGAAGCCGCCAGCGAGGAACTGTCGGCGCTCGTCGACTGGCTCGCCGACCGGCCGCTCGAGGCCTGCTGGCCGGCCGATCACGTATGA